A portion of the Naumovozyma castellii chromosome 2, complete genome genome contains these proteins:
- the CHK1 gene encoding serine/threonine protein kinase CHK1 (ancestral locus Anc_1.336): MSAVNPSLLPKIKDVVLGDTIGQGSFGCVMNAHLAVDPSVIIAVKYVHIPTCKKNGLTEKDISREVLLHSRCSKNPNVLRLIDCNIAKDYMWMIMEMADGGDLFDKIEPDVGVDSEVAQFYFQQLVRAISYLHEECGVAHRDIKPENILLDKNGNLKLADFGLSSQYRRKDGTLRISTDQRGSPPYMAPEILHSRGYYAHSTDIWSIGILLFVLLTGETPWELPVIEELNFASFLQNNGNLNLGPWAKIEFFHLNLLRKILQPDPKKRATLKILRSHPWFTKKVRFANANGLCRDPGLLAKKLLSNLRVSLSNEAYERYTQDVNYKKEDYSIFRSTQPVTSDLAQIEHDSMNVNALTNTQVAFTQFATDNKADTFMTQEARWTQFISHDVAALQFCDNNSALITPTPQLRFNPNKLTKFYSLENFETILPILEKSLYFSGIKVRPDLYGNFIAITDKLGYENAFPLVITLKTQDRRGGLLTGSLSIINVDDDLKSISFERKSGDPLEWRRIFKKMALFCRDIILVPN, translated from the coding sequence ATGAGTGCAGTAAACCCATCATTATtaccaaaaataaaagatgtTGTCCTCGGGGACACGATTGGACAGGGATCATTTGGTTGTGTAATGAATGCACATCTTGCAGTGGATCCCAGTGTCATTATAGCTGTTAAATACGTTCATATTCCCACCtgtaaaaaaaatggattGACAGAAAAGGATATTTCCAGGGAGGTTCTTCTACACTCCAGGTGTTCAAAAAATCCTAATGTGCTGAGATTAATTGATTGCAATATTGCTAAAGATTACATGTGGATGATTATGGAGATGGCCGATGGTGGTGATTTGTTCGATAAAATTGAACCTGATGTTGGAGTGGATTCTGAGGTTGCCCAGTTTTACTTTCAGCAACTTGTAAGAGCCATTTCTTACTTACATGAAGAATGTGGCGTAGCTCATCGCGATATCAAACCTGAAAATATTCTATTAGATAAGAATGGTAATTTGAAACTAGCAGACTTTGGGTTATCATCACAATATAGGAGAAAGGATGGGACACTGCGAATATCAACAGATCAAAGAGGATCTCCGCCCTATATGGCCCCAGAAATATTGCATTCCAGAGGTTATTACGCCCATTCTACAGATATTTGGTCTATCGGCATACTATTATTTGTTCTATTGACTGGAGAGACCCCTTGGGAATTACCTGTCATTGAAGAACTAAACTTTGCATCatttttacaaaataatggaaatttgaatttagGTCCCTGGGCAAAGATTGAATTCTTTCATTTAAACCTACTTCGAAAGATTCTTCAACCGGACCCAAAGAAAAGAGCCACCTTGAAAATACTGAGGTCTCACCCATGGTTTACTAAAAAAGTGAGGTTTGCTAACGCTAATGGGTTATGTCGAGACCCGGGACTTTTAGCTAAAAAGCTTCTTTCGAATTTACGTGTGTCATTAAGTAATGAAGCATACGAGAGATATACGCAGGATGTAAACTATAAAAAGGaagattattcaatatttagATCAACACAGCCAGTAACTAGTGATTTGGCTCAGATTGAACATGATTCCATGAATGTGAATGCTCTAACGAACACACAAGTCGCATTTACGCAGTTTGCTACAGACAACAAGGCAGATACATTTATGACCCAGGAAGCAAGGTGGACTCAGTTTATAAGCCATGACGTTGCCGCTTTGCAATTTTGTGATAATAATTCTGCATTGATAACACCAACTCCACAATTACGTTTTAATCCTAATAAACTGACCAAGTTTTACagcttggaaaattttgagaCAATACTTCCAATATTAGAGAAGTCGTTGTATTTTTCCGGGATTAAAGTAAGACCTGATTTATATGGAAACTTCATTGCTATAACTGATAAATTGGGATATGAGAACGCGTTTCCTTTGGTAATTACTCTAAAGACACAGGATCGTAGAGGGGGTCTTTTAACAGGATCATTATCGATCATCAACGTGGAcgatgatttgaaaagtatTAGTTTTGAACGAAAATCAGGAGATCCCTTAGAATGGAGAAGaatcttcaagaagatGGCATTATTTTGTAGAGATATTATTCTTGTTCCCAACTGA
- the UBX7 gene encoding Ubx7p (ancestral locus Anc_1.335): MLEGLFMDNVQFAVGQSLYEKKTLVVYNCTGLNEDSWLRSWFKEEELNDIKDKAIWLRLIKGTEQFDNFEQLFPAVVVPSLYLINSGQIHLVIQGAQHESQKNESEGNKHWNDLLHALEKKELPVPEPIIANDAERKPEKNPKETKEDWVPKKTEKEKIMETTQEVYHKEFLKQRKLDTEERARILRLLKADKEERKAREHYGTLDDDKPLVVQDNIKDLRKLHSDKCTLQVKLTNGDRLVHAFNSNELLYNVRKWVDDNRTDGSVPYYFHRNIPRITFVESDELKTLEGLELTPRSALILKPIETGFNGPRIVEAQAPSLVSRVFGGLSTWLNKPSLSRTEPEDDASEVEWEDAQTEQQSVHSVTDEPKQKEQLPDLKLRKSNTRVSELSREDEASRQSSRAVTPNVFQFVNQDDMADKNQNEKSTYNGNNVNLEKNKDKK, from the coding sequence ATGTTAGAAGGATTGTTTATGGATAACGTCCAATTTGCTGTTGGACAATCGTTatatgaaaagaaaacacTAGTCGTTTACAATTGCACTGGACTTAATGAGGATTCATGGTTACGTTCATGGTTTAAGGAAGAAGAGCTTAACGATATTAAAGATAAGGCGATATGGCTGAGGCTTATCAAGGGGACTGAACagtttgataattttgaGCAATTATTTCCTGCCGTGGTAGTTCCCAGTttatatttgataaattcgGGTCAAATTCATTTGGTTATACAAGGTGCCCAACACGAGTCACAGAAGAATGAGTCAGAAGGAAACAAACATTGGAATGACCTTCTGCATGCCTTAGAAAAAAAGGAATTACCAGTTCCGGAACCAATAATTGCAAATGACGCTGAACGTAAACCGGAGAAGAATCCTAAGGAAACTAAGGAAGATTGGGTACCTAAGAAGacagaaaaggaaaaaattatgGAAACCACTCAGGAAGTTTATCACAAAGAGTTTCTAAAGCAAAGGAAACTAGACACAGAAGAGCGTGCCCGTATTTTGCGATTATTGAAAGctgataaagaagaaaggaAAGCTCGTGAACATTATGGTACCTTAGATGATGACAAACCTTTAGTTGTTCAAGATAATATCAAAGACCTAAGGAAATTACATAGTGATAAATGCACTTTACAGGTTAAACTGACTAATGGAGATAGATTAGTACATGCTTTTAATTCCAATGAACTACTTTACAACGTTAGAAAATGGGTAGATGATAATAGAACAGATGGATCTGTACCGTATTACTTTCACAGAAATATACCTAGGATTACATTTGTCGAATCAGATGAGCTAAAGACTTTAGAAGGATTAGAATTAACGCCAAGATCTgctttaatattaaaaccGATTGAGACAGGTTTTAATGGACCGAGAATCGTAGAAGCTCAAGCACCAAGCCTTGTAAGTCGAGTGTTTGGAGGGCTTTCAACGTGGTTAAATAAACCTTCTTTGTCAAGAACTGAACCTGAAGATGATGCCAGTGAAGTTGAATGGGAAGATGCTCAAACCGAACAACAATCAGTACACTCTGTTACAGATGAACCCAAACAGAAAGAACAGCTACCTGATTTAAAACTCAGAAAGAGCAATACCCGTGTGTCTGAACTAAGTAGAGAGGATGAGGCCTCAAGACAATCATCCAGAGCGGTAACACCAAACGTTTTCCAGTTTGTGAATCAGGATGATATGGCTGATAAGAACCAAAACGAAAAATCTACATATAATGGTAATAATGTGAATTTGGAGAAGAACAAAGATAAGAAATAG
- the HSM3 gene encoding Hsm3p (ancestral locus Anc_1.333) → MATELVPENDMIVPMLEELNSALEGDEIPAHINSLIDKCSLNLSSLAQYNGDATRILVNIKRILLESSMVPNVDYNSLIELLENVIKVCSFEDVLEIYSIDDLTKALQSKNSLLISAGCKIISKSYPKAIFAPSILLDILLTLFFDTNTETFVINAIENVFKSLSSDELIRRKIMFDNAPLLLRVKRDFEVTPYSRLIALLKIEFEYIQPSEFNPKLFVIDRTELFKSIETDILLFIQITMYYTRMVQLLDTIDITKRSHLWASEHVVPLLTSFGEIYANLSSYDDVRVHSLSFVFKLFRAVSYLDDESVFKSLDENYLKLSIDNCHYKEFLSFINPSYLAKYHKNLVKYLSVVKPSNLTAIRNLIADENCFNLIKEDITTHSMLSMPYMEQMVLLEKLSQYPYSVNFMIHCLPMIMSNLIENPNGEVIETETVELRRTTVENLLKFSEEDLNVWYIPLKKLYATMRNGTTSNGAAQPKIATTYL, encoded by the coding sequence ATGGCTACAGAATTAGTACCTGAAAACGACATGATTGTCCCCATGTTGGAAGAGCTCAATTCAGCACTAGAGGGTGATGAAATTCCTGCACATATAAACTCATTAATAGACAAATGTTCGCTAAATTTAAGTTCATTAGCACAATATAATGGAGACGCAACAAGAATATTAGTTAATATTAAGCGGATACTACTAGAAAGTTCAATGGTTCCTAATGTCGATTATAACAGTTTGATCGAATTGCTTGAGAATGTCATCAAAGTGTGCTCATTCGAGGATGTGCTAGAGATATATTCTATCGATGATTTGACGAAGGCGTTGCAATCAAAAAACTCACTACTTATAAGTGCTGGGTGTAAAATTATATCTAAATCCTATCCAAAAGCAATATTTGCACCCTCGATCTTACTAGATATTTTACTgacattattttttgataCTAACACAGAAACCTTTGTGATAAATGCCATTGAGAATGTCTTTAAATCTTTATCCTCTGATGAACTTATCCGGAGGAAAATAATGTTTGATAATGCCCCATTATTGCTGAGAGTAAAGAGAGACTTTGAAGTAACACCGTACTCTAGACTGATAgcattattgaaaattgaatttgagtATATCCAGCCCTCTGAATTTAACCCAAAGCTTTTTGTTATTGATAGGACGGAATTGTTTAAATCCATCGAGACTGATATATTGCTATTTATACAGATAACAATGTATTACACTAGGATGGTTCAATTATTGGACACAATTGATATCACCAAGAGATCACACCTCTGGGCCAGCGAGCATGTGGTACCATTATTGACCTCATTTGGGGAAATTTATgcaaatttatcatcataCGATGATGTGAGAGTGCATAGTTTGTCATTTGTGTTCAAATTATTCCGTGCTGTATCGTATCTTGACGATGAAAGCGTATTTAAGTCATTAGATGAAAATTACCTCAAATTATCCATTGACAACTGCCATTATAAAGAATTTCTCTCTTTTATAAATCCAAGTTACCTAGCCAAATATCATAAGAATCTGGTTAAATATCTGTCCGTGGTCAAACCATCCAACTTAACTGCCATCAGGAACCTTATAGCGGATGAAAATTgttttaatttaataaaagaagACATTACAACTCATTCGATGTTATCAATGCCATATATGGAACAAATGGTtttattagaaaaattgTCACAATATCCTTATAGTGTAAATTTTATGATCCATTGTCTTCCAATGATTATGTCAAATCTGATAGAAAACCCCAATGGTGAAGTAATTGAAACGGAAACAGTCGAGTTAAGAAGAACAACAGTAGAAAATTTGTTGAAGTTTAGTGAAGAGGATTTAAATGTTTGGTACATCCCACTGAAGAAACTGTATGCGACAATGAGAAATGGAACAACCTCAAACGGGGCTGCACAACCCAAGATTGCTACTACCTACttataa
- the EFM2 gene encoding S-adenosylmethionine-dependent methyltransferase (ancestral locus Anc_1.325) — translation MFDPLDLYSAEENGVATTTHFAHEMKDRTVNTATHENPVSNDKDDEDDDETFLIDHLDLPSVMYATPKMVLCVLRLLRPDKQVNFDTSMSESRSITQICTEKDITPNLLDALLAWYTEIWPNPRLDSLEKICTKIPRLRSTSDKQLMLNYYTSILKKCEDNGINSYAKGNIRADLVKELSMRISENCGRTAQPSMTREFNLDNVEHVIQLYEPSLTADNLGWKTWGASLILSQKVVNLLEKNKDQKHIHPLRVLELGSGTGLVGIAWASKWRQSFGTENIEMFVTDLPDIVANLKKNVQTNDLTTFVEADILDWTNPDDFIEKHGDEKFDVILVADPIYSPNHPEWVVNMLCRFLKDNGVCHFEIPLRDKYARERELLSQLLERNNFSVISEDFTDGLDDWGAVKYVYKEIVKM, via the coding sequence ATGTTTGATCCACTTGACCTATACAGTGCAGAAGAGAATGGTGTAGCAACAACGACACATTTTGCTCACGAGATGAAGGACAGGACAGTTAATACAGCTACGCACGAAAATCCTGTGTCAAACGATAAGGACGATGAGGACGATGATGAGACATTTTTAATCGATCACCTAGATCTTCCATCCGTAATGTATGCAACACCAAAGATGGTTCTTTGTGTCCTGCGTCTTCTGAGACCTGACAAACAAGTCAACTTTGATACCTCGATGAGTGAATCTCGATCAATAACTCAGATTTGTACAGAGAAAGACATAACTCCAAATTTACTAGATGCATTATTGGCGTGGTACACAGAAATATGGCCGAACCCAAGATTAGATAGCTTGGAAAAGATCTGTACAAAGATACCGAGATTAAGAAGCACCTCTGATAAACAATTGATGCTAAATTATTACACTTCAATTCTGAAGAAATGTGAAGATAATGGTATAAACTCGTATGCTAAGGGGAACATACGAGCTGATCTCGTAAAAGAATTGAGTATGAGAATATCAGAAAATTGTGGACGCACTGCACAACCATCGATGACGAGAGAGTTTAATTTAGATAATGTGGAACATGTGATTCAACTTTATGAGCCCTCCTTGACGGCAGATAACTTAGGTTGGAAAACATGGGGTGCTTCTTTGATACTTTCACAGAAGGTAGttaatttattggaaaaaaataaagatcaGAAACATATCCATCCTCTCAGAGTACTGGAACTTGGCTCCGGAACTGGTTTGGTTGGGATAGCATGGGCTAGTAAATGGAGACAATCATTTGGTACTGAGAATATAGAGATGTTTGTGACTGATTTGCCAGATATTGTTgcaaatttaaagaagaatgttCAAACAAACGATCTGACTACTTTTGTTGAAGCAGATATACTAGATTGGACCAATCCAGATGACTTTATAGAGAAACATGGAGACGAAAAATTTGATGTTATTCTTGTTGCTGATCCAATCTACTCTCCCAATCATCCAGAATGGGTTGTTAATATGCTTTGTAGGTTTTTAAAGGATAATGGTGTGTGTCATTTCGAAATACCGTTAAGAGATAAATATGCCCGTGAAAGAGAGTTGCTTTCTCAGTTGTTAGAAAggaataatttttctgtGATCAGTGAAGATTTCACAGATGGGTTAGATGACTGGGGTGCTGTAAAATATGTTTATAAAGAGATCGTTAAAATGTGA